The Sphaerospermopsis torques-reginae ITEP-024 genome has a window encoding:
- a CDS encoding glycosyltransferase — protein MSSKYALVHEWLTPKATGGSELVVKEILNHVDADLYALIDFESTNPESYLYQRQIGKTFLQHLPLARQGVQKYLPLLPLAIEQLDLRQYEVILSSSHAVAKGVLTTPDQLHICYCHSPMRYAWDLTFDYLNQSKLGKGGIGWITKYLLHSLRQWDVLSANRVDYFIANSQHTARRIWRCYRREAKVIYPPVNIENLPFCAEKEDFYLIVSRLVSYKQVSLIVQAFNQLKRPLVVIGTGPQMKHLQAIASPHIQILGWQPEDMVKTYMARAKAFVYAACEDFGIALVEAQACGTPVIAYGAGGALETVRDIRTCMDTGTGIFFKEQTVAALVEAVEKFEVYQDFLKSEYIKLHASQFSRQVFADRYLDFLNQCQEKRPSLK, from the coding sequence ATGTCTTCAAAATATGCTTTAGTTCATGAGTGGCTAACACCCAAAGCCACAGGCGGTTCAGAACTCGTAGTCAAGGAAATATTAAATCATGTAGATGCTGATTTATATGCCTTAATAGATTTTGAATCTACCAACCCAGAAAGTTATCTCTACCAGCGTCAGATAGGTAAAACCTTTTTGCAACATTTACCCTTAGCCCGTCAAGGGGTACAAAAATATTTACCCTTGTTACCATTGGCCATCGAACAGTTAGATTTACGTCAATATGAGGTAATTTTATCTTCATCCCATGCAGTAGCCAAAGGAGTCCTCACCACTCCAGATCAACTGCACATTTGTTATTGCCATAGTCCAATGCGTTATGCTTGGGACTTGACCTTTGATTATCTCAACCAAAGCAAACTAGGAAAAGGTGGAATTGGATGGATCACAAAATACTTATTGCATAGCTTACGTCAATGGGATGTATTGAGTGCCAACCGGGTTGACTACTTCATCGCCAACTCCCAGCATACAGCCCGCAGGATTTGGCGTTGCTATCGCCGAGAAGCAAAAGTCATTTACCCACCAGTAAACATCGAAAACTTGCCCTTCTGCGCTGAAAAAGAGGATTTTTATCTGATCGTTTCCCGATTAGTCAGCTACAAACAAGTATCCTTGATTGTTCAGGCTTTTAATCAACTCAAACGACCATTGGTGGTGATTGGTACAGGACCGCAAATGAAACATCTGCAAGCGATCGCCAGTCCTCATATCCAAATACTCGGATGGCAACCTGAGGATATGGTAAAAACCTATATGGCTCGTGCTAAAGCCTTTGTTTATGCAGCTTGTGAAGATTTTGGCATTGCCTTAGTAGAAGCACAAGCTTGTGGTACTCCTGTTATTGCTTATGGTGCTGGTGGTGCTTTAGAAACCGTGCGAGATATTCGCACTTGTATGGACACCGGAACAGGTATATTCTTTAAAGAACAAACAGTAGCAGCTTTGGTGGAGGCCGTAGAAAAGTTTGAAGTCTATCAGGATTTTTTAAAATCTGAGTATATAAAATTACACGCTAGTCAGTTTTCGAGACAGGTTTTTGCAGATCGTTATCTAGATTTCCTGAATCAGTGTCAAGAAAAAAGACCTTCCCTGAAATAA
- a CDS encoding cupin domain-containing protein — MEIKIEHQPSQESLNQLGVYKWAIWQKQASKFPWTYDSEETCYFLEGDVVVTPDGGQPVKMGKGDLVTFPAGMSCTWEIIKDVKKHYSFN, encoded by the coding sequence ATGGAAATTAAGATCGAGCATCAACCGAGTCAAGAGAGCCTCAATCAGTTAGGTGTATACAAATGGGCAATTTGGCAAAAACAAGCTTCCAAATTTCCTTGGACTTATGATTCTGAAGAAACTTGTTACTTTTTAGAAGGCGATGTAGTTGTTACCCCTGATGGCGGACAACCAGTGAAAATGGGTAAAGGAGATTTAGTAACATTTCCTGCTGGGATGTCTTGTACATGGGAAATTATCAAAGACGTAAAAAAACATTATTCCTTTAATTAA
- a CDS encoding Mo-dependent nitrogenase C-terminal domain-containing protein, giving the protein MITTNSQSIIFPNLISHIEATQQTSHKSDLLQPIRQWLDEIEFHNRQLAKLIAKLIPAQCPFERDIVFFGRKIAHIPPMCKLNPLYEQFVGLRFRALCYLVDECGEDIQSYC; this is encoded by the coding sequence ATGATCACCACAAATTCTCAATCTATCATTTTCCCTAACTTGATTAGCCATATCGAAGCAACCCAACAAACAAGTCATAAGTCTGATTTACTACAACCAATACGTCAATGGTTAGATGAAATCGAATTTCACAATCGTCAACTAGCTAAATTGATCGCTAAACTGATTCCTGCTCAATGTCCCTTTGAACGTGATATTGTATTTTTCGGTCGCAAAATTGCCCACATTCCCCCTATGTGCAAACTCAATCCCCTATACGAACAATTTGTAGGCTTGCGTTTTCGCGCATTGTGTTATTTAGTAGATGAATGTGGCGAGGATATTCAATCCTACTGCTAA
- a CDS encoding NAD-dependent epimerase/dehydratase family protein, whose amino-acid sequence MRILVIGGTRFIGVYLTQLLVKAGYEVVLFNRGNHPAPDGVGQIIGDRTDPTQLKDKLSQESFDVIFDNNGRELADTQPLAEIFNGRVKHFVYMSSAGVYLKSDQMPHIEGDAVDPKSRHKGKHETEAFLQQLGIPFTSIRPTYIYGPQNYNPLESWFFDRIVRDRPIPIPGNGMHITQLGHVKDLAQAMLQVIGNEKAIGEIYNVSGDRFVTFDGLARACAIAAGKSADEIKIVHYDPKKFDFGKRKAFPMRVQHFFASVNKAMTELNWQPEYDLISGLKDSLNNDYLANGQDKTEVDFSVDDEILKAV is encoded by the coding sequence ATGCGTATTCTGGTTATTGGTGGGACTCGGTTTATCGGTGTCTACTTGACTCAACTGCTGGTAAAAGCTGGCTATGAGGTGGTTTTGTTTAATCGTGGTAATCATCCCGCACCTGATGGTGTAGGACAGATTATAGGCGATCGCACTGACCCAACTCAGTTAAAGGATAAGTTATCACAGGAAAGTTTTGATGTCATTTTTGACAATAATGGTCGGGAACTTGCTGATACTCAACCTTTGGCGGAAATTTTCAACGGACGGGTCAAACATTTTGTTTATATGAGTTCGGCGGGGGTATATTTAAAGTCTGATCAAATGCCCCATATTGAAGGTGATGCTGTTGATCCGAAAAGTCGTCACAAGGGTAAGCACGAAACGGAAGCGTTTTTACAACAGTTAGGAATACCTTTTACTTCCATTCGTCCGACTTATATTTACGGACCACAAAATTATAATCCTTTGGAAAGTTGGTTTTTTGATAGAATTGTCCGCGATCGCCCTATTCCTATTCCGGGAAATGGTATGCACATTACCCAGTTAGGCCATGTTAAGGATCTAGCACAGGCGATGTTACAGGTAATTGGCAATGAAAAAGCCATTGGTGAGATTTATAATGTGTCAGGTGATCGCTTTGTCACTTTCGATGGTTTAGCCCGTGCTTGTGCGATCGCTGCTGGTAAGTCTGCGGATGAGATTAAAATCGTCCATTACGATCCGAAAAAGTTTGATTTTGGTAAACGGAAAGCTTTCCCCATGCGAGTACAACACTTTTTCGCATCGGTAAATAAAGCCATGACTGAATTAAATTGGCAACCAGAATATGATTTAATTTCTGGTTTAAAAGATTCTTTAAACAATGATTATTTAGCTAATGGACAAGATAAAACAGAAGTTGATTTTTCTGTAGATGATGAGATTTTGAAAGCTGTTTAA
- a CDS encoding IS5 family transposase, with protein MYRKQKQQDTLPEEFELPFGGKLAADNRWVILAKIIPWTEFEAEYAAIFTEVLGAPAKTFRMALGALIIKEKLGTSDRETVEQIRENPYLQYFIGMSAYSNQTPFDPSMLVHFRERIDMNLVNRLNQKIVKKVLENQKESEVKGKKSEVEDSKSEVTNRGKLILDASCAPADISYPTDLGLLNQARKHTEIIIDILYNSVKVKNSNKPRTYRKIARKEYLVVARKKKVQSAERRKAIKKQLQYIKRNLAHIQQIMNGGASLLELSNRQYKMLLVVAEVYRQQLWLYEHEKRSIEDRIVSLSQPHIRPIVRGKAAKNTEFGAKFSASCFDGYVFLDQISWDNFNESVHVDKIYRTRDNRDWCKERGIRISGPPLGRPPKNVSKETKKQAIDDERIRNSIEGKFGQGKRRFSLGRVMTKLPHTSLTSIAISFLVMNLSTLLSRLFWGFFCPFFKITSFLSYLISEIDVFVRFRQQKLIFISA; from the coding sequence ATGTATCGTAAACAAAAACAACAAGACACGCTACCGGAAGAGTTTGAACTACCCTTTGGGGGAAAACTAGCAGCAGATAACCGTTGGGTAATCTTAGCGAAAATAATACCGTGGACAGAATTTGAAGCAGAATACGCAGCCATATTTACTGAAGTTTTAGGCGCACCAGCCAAAACATTTAGAATGGCATTGGGAGCATTAATAATCAAAGAAAAACTAGGAACAAGTGATAGGGAAACAGTAGAACAGATTAGAGAAAACCCTTACCTGCAATACTTTATAGGAATGTCAGCCTATAGTAATCAAACACCATTTGACCCATCAATGCTAGTTCATTTTCGAGAAAGAATAGATATGAACCTAGTCAACAGATTGAATCAAAAAATAGTCAAAAAGGTATTAGAAAATCAAAAGGAGTCAGAAGTAAAAGGAAAAAAGTCAGAAGTCGAGGATTCAAAAAGTGAGGTGACGAATCGAGGGAAATTAATATTAGATGCCAGTTGTGCGCCAGCAGACATCAGTTATCCCACAGATTTAGGATTATTAAATCAAGCTAGAAAGCACACAGAAATAATTATAGATATATTATATAACTCTGTAAAAGTAAAAAATAGCAACAAACCAAGAACCTACAGAAAAATAGCCAGAAAGGAATATTTAGTAGTAGCCAGAAAAAAGAAAGTCCAATCCGCTGAAAGAAGAAAAGCCATCAAGAAACAACTGCAATATATCAAAAGAAACCTAGCGCACATTCAACAAATAATGAATGGGGGTGCATCACTCTTAGAATTGAGCAACAGACAATATAAAATGTTGCTAGTAGTGGCAGAAGTTTATCGTCAACAACTATGGTTATATGAACATGAGAAACGGAGTATAGAAGACAGGATAGTTAGTTTAAGTCAACCACATATTCGTCCCATAGTCCGTGGTAAAGCCGCTAAAAACACGGAATTTGGGGCAAAGTTCTCAGCTAGTTGTTTTGATGGATATGTATTTTTAGACCAGATTAGTTGGGATAATTTTAATGAATCTGTTCATGTAGATAAAATTTATCGTACTAGGGATAATCGAGACTGGTGTAAAGAAAGAGGAATTAGAATTAGTGGTCCGCCACTGGGTAGACCACCTAAAAATGTCAGCAAAGAAACAAAGAAACAAGCTATTGATGATGAACGGATTCGTAATTCTATTGAGGGGAAGTTTGGACAAGGAAAAAGAAGATTTAGCCTGGGTAGAGTTATGACTAAATTGCCTCATACTTCTTTAACTTCTATTGCTATTTCCTTTTTGGTTATGAATCTTTCTACCCTGTTATCAAGACTTTTTTGGGGATTTTTTTGTCCATTTTTCAAAATTACGTCTTTTCTCTCTTATTTGATTAGTGAAATTGATGTTTTCGTGAGGTTTAGACAACAAAAACTTATCTTTATTTCTGCTTGA
- a CDS encoding HlyD family efflux transporter periplasmic adaptor subunit: MSRVTEKPKLTESALEKSQVWLKVAIALPVAIAAGILGTARIEQLKKLTSSVSIAPTPSSINAVGRLEPRGEVIKIAAPNSGLSAGSRVQQLLVKEGQKVQQGQVIAILDSRDTNMAAVEEAKARLQESRANLAQVKAASPRDIQAQTAVISRLQAQLEGEKQAQQATIARIAAELSGEKIAQTATIKRLEAELSGQRDSLRATINRIQAEQRNAQVDAGRYEFLYQQGAISQQERDRRRLSAVTATQQLRETQASLRQALGTLQQQIAEARATQIQTIATLQQQLIEATATRDKTVSTLQKQIDEERARLSRLLDVRPTDVQMAQAQISNAIAFVRKAQAELQLSYVKAPTPGEILKVHTKSGEVMSTNGIAEIGQTDQMFVIAEIPEDSIGKVRVGQTATITSDNGAFSGQIKGNITEIGRKIGKKDVLNTDPAADIDARVVEVKIALSPADSQRISGLTNAKVIVEINTDNISKTN; this comes from the coding sequence ATGTCAAGGGTGACTGAAAAGCCAAAGTTAACAGAATCGGCACTAGAAAAATCTCAAGTTTGGTTGAAAGTTGCTATAGCCTTACCAGTAGCGATCGCCGCTGGTATTCTAGGTACAGCCAGAATTGAACAATTAAAAAAACTAACTTCCTCCGTATCCATAGCCCCAACTCCCAGTAGTATTAATGCTGTGGGCAGATTAGAACCGCGAGGAGAAGTAATTAAAATAGCTGCTCCCAACTCAGGACTATCAGCAGGTTCACGAGTACAACAACTATTGGTAAAAGAAGGACAAAAAGTACAGCAAGGTCAAGTTATTGCCATTTTAGACAGCCGCGACACCAACATGGCAGCAGTCGAAGAAGCAAAAGCCAGACTACAAGAATCTCGTGCTAATTTAGCCCAAGTAAAAGCTGCTTCACCAAGAGATATTCAAGCTCAAACAGCGGTCATTTCTCGTTTACAAGCACAGCTAGAAGGAGAAAAACAAGCCCAACAAGCGACTATTGCCCGCATCGCTGCCGAGTTAAGTGGGGAAAAAATCGCCCAAACTGCCACAATTAAACGTCTAGAAGCCGAACTCAGTGGACAAAGAGATAGTTTAAGAGCCACAATTAACCGGATACAAGCCGAACAACGCAATGCTCAAGTTGATGCCGGACGCTATGAGTTTTTATATCAACAGGGGGCTATTTCCCAGCAAGAACGGGATAGAAGACGTTTGAGTGCTGTCACCGCTACTCAGCAACTGCGGGAAACTCAAGCTAGTTTAAGACAAGCACTAGGAACACTACAACAACAAATTGCTGAAGCTAGAGCTACTCAAATCCAAACTATCGCTACTTTACAGCAGCAACTGATCGAGGCTACGGCCACCCGCGACAAAACTGTGTCCACATTACAAAAGCAAATTGACGAAGAAAGAGCGAGATTAAGCAGGTTATTAGATGTGCGTCCTACTGACGTACAAATGGCACAAGCTCAAATTAGTAATGCGATCGCCTTTGTCAGAAAAGCCCAAGCAGAACTGCAACTAAGTTATGTCAAAGCCCCAACCCCTGGAGAAATTTTAAAAGTTCACACCAAATCCGGGGAAGTCATGAGTACAAATGGCATTGCAGAAATTGGACAAACCGATCAAATGTTTGTCATTGCTGAAATTCCCGAAGATAGTATTGGTAAAGTTCGTGTTGGTCAAACTGCGACTATCACCAGTGATAACGGCGCATTTAGCGGGCAAATCAAAGGCAATATCACAGAAATTGGCAGAAAAATCGGTAAAAAAGATGTACTGAATACAGATCCAGCCGCAGATATTGATGCCAGAGTCGTAGAAGTCAAAATTGCTCTTTCTCCCGCAGATAGTCAACGAATTTCTGGTTTAACTAACGCTAAAGTGATTGTGGAAATTAACACTGATAACATTAGCAAAACCAACTAA
- the devC gene encoding ABC transporter permease DevC — MTKKIPLSWLQLTREKTRLAVALSGIAFADILMFMQLGFRDALYYSNVRMHSSLKGDIVVINNQSNAVLAMKPFSQRRLYKALDLPAVESVHPIYLDYTTWKNPITGRPRSILTFAFNPEFNVFDLPGVEENINKLEMPDVVLFDRSSRVEYGPIASNFEQGKNVTAEVRRRRIKVAGLFTLGASFGADGNLITSDVNFLRIFNNRQRGLIDIGLIRLKPGSDVNQVAAYLRTYLPTDVNVFTKQEFIDFERNYWATSTAIGFIFTLGTIMGFIVGTVIVYQILYTEVTDHLSEYATLKAIGYTQNYLLTVILQEAFMLAVLGYIPGFACALFLYKVARDATLLPVFMSSYRAIMVLILTILMCFISGVIAMRKLRSADPADIF, encoded by the coding sequence ATGACTAAAAAAATACCTCTATCTTGGCTACAACTGACAAGAGAAAAAACTCGCCTAGCTGTGGCTTTATCAGGTATTGCCTTTGCTGATATTTTGATGTTTATGCAGCTAGGTTTTCGGGATGCACTATATTACAGTAACGTCAGAATGCACAGCAGTTTAAAGGGTGATATTGTTGTAATTAACAATCAATCTAATGCTGTATTAGCAATGAAACCTTTTTCCCAAAGGAGATTATATAAAGCTTTAGATCTGCCAGCAGTGGAATCAGTGCATCCGATCTATTTAGACTATACCACTTGGAAAAATCCTATTACTGGTCGCCCTCGCAGTATCCTAACTTTTGCCTTCAACCCAGAATTTAATGTTTTTGATTTACCCGGAGTAGAAGAAAATATCAATAAATTGGAAATGCCAGATGTGGTATTATTTGACCGTTCTTCTAGGGTAGAATATGGACCTATTGCTAGTAATTTTGAACAGGGAAAAAATGTCACAGCAGAAGTGAGAAGACGACGAATTAAAGTAGCAGGATTATTTACTTTAGGAGCATCCTTTGGCGCAGATGGCAATTTAATTACCAGTGATGTCAACTTTTTGCGGATATTTAATAATCGCCAAAGAGGATTAATTGATATCGGGTTAATTAGATTAAAACCCGGTTCAGATGTCAACCAAGTGGCTGCATATTTGCGGACTTATTTACCTACAGATGTGAATGTTTTCACCAAACAAGAATTTATTGATTTTGAAAGAAACTACTGGGCAACGAGTACCGCGATTGGTTTTATTTTCACTTTAGGGACAATTATGGGTTTTATTGTGGGAACTGTAATTGTTTATCAGATTTTGTATACAGAAGTAACAGATCATTTATCTGAATATGCTACTCTCAAAGCCATAGGTTATACACAAAATTATTTATTAACTGTCATTCTGCAAGAAGCTTTTATGTTAGCAGTTTTAGGATACATTCCTGGATTTGCTTGTGCTTTGTTTCTCTACAAAGTTGCTAGAGATGCTACACTTTTACCAGTTTTTATGAGTTCTTATCGGGCTATTATGGTACTAATATTAACTATTTTAATGTGTTTTATTTCTGGTGTAATAGCCATGAGAAAATTACGTTCTGCCGATCCTGCTGATATTTTCTAA
- a CDS encoding DevA family ABC transporter ATP-binding protein translates to MNTSEPVIAIKNINHYYGRGALRKQILFDINLEIYPGEIVIMTGPSGSGKTTLLSLIGGLRSVQEGSLKFLGKELFGSSQSRLVQSRRNIGYIFQAHNLLGFLTARQNVQMAVELNGGISQSQAIKKSEAMLGAVGLAERMNYYPDNLSGGQKQRIAIARALVNQPPLVLADEPTAALDKQSGRDVVEIMQRLAKEQGTAILLVTHDNRILDIADRIVEMEDGLLTRDAQNIPISHKVGQQVSESH, encoded by the coding sequence ATGAACACTTCAGAACCAGTAATTGCCATTAAAAATATCAACCATTATTATGGTCGAGGGGCGCTGAGAAAACAAATTTTATTTGATATTAACCTAGAAATATATCCGGGAGAAATTGTCATTATGACTGGTCCATCAGGTTCAGGTAAAACCACATTACTGAGCTTGATTGGTGGGTTGCGGTCTGTACAAGAAGGAAGCCTGAAATTTTTAGGTAAGGAACTATTTGGTTCTAGTCAAAGTCGATTGGTACAGAGTCGGCGTAATATAGGTTATATTTTCCAAGCTCACAACTTACTCGGTTTTTTAACTGCTAGACAAAATGTACAAATGGCAGTGGAATTAAACGGGGGTATTTCTCAATCCCAAGCTATTAAAAAATCAGAAGCTATGTTGGGGGCAGTGGGGTTAGCTGAAAGGATGAATTACTACCCAGACAATTTATCTGGTGGGCAAAAACAAAGGATAGCGATCGCCCGCGCCTTAGTCAATCAACCTCCATTAGTTTTAGCAGATGAACCAACGGCAGCATTAGATAAACAATCAGGACGTGATGTGGTAGAAATCATGCAGCGTCTAGCTAAAGAACAAGGAACGGCAATTTTATTAGTTACCCATGATAACCGCATCTTAGATATAGCTGATCGCATCGTGGAAATGGAAGATGGTTTGTTAACTCGTGATGCTCAAAATATACCTATCAGCCACAAGGTAGGCCAGCAAGTTTCAGAGTCTCACTAA
- a CDS encoding Uma2 family endonuclease, which translates to MYQTEPPVPAQETLPTMYDLPSEYVEDAGLPDEFHLLQPRLLTDTFSPANYPPDQVFVASDLNLYYDTRNPLWYKRPDWFAVVGVSRLFDQRELRLSYVMWQEIIAPLVMVELLSPKTEKEDLGRTLREVNQPPTKWEVYEKIVRVPYYIIFDRYTDKLQAFQLVADRYEEIDVSSGKIWMPGIELGVGLWQGSFEGIERLWLRWYDSAGNWVLTSVEKERQRADKLAAKLRELGINPDDL; encoded by the coding sequence ATGTACCAAACAGAACCACCTGTTCCTGCTCAAGAAACCCTCCCTACCATGTATGATCTTCCTAGTGAGTACGTGGAGGATGCAGGGTTGCCAGACGAATTTCATCTTTTACAACCGAGACTTTTAACGGATACCTTTTCACCCGCTAATTATCCCCCAGATCAGGTATTTGTTGCCAGTGACTTAAATCTTTATTATGATACTCGTAATCCATTATGGTATAAACGTCCAGATTGGTTTGCGGTGGTTGGTGTTTCTCGTTTATTTGATCAGCGAGAATTACGTTTAAGTTATGTAATGTGGCAAGAAATAATTGCCCCTTTAGTGATGGTAGAATTATTGTCACCCAAAACAGAAAAGGAAGATTTAGGTAGAACTTTGAGAGAAGTGAACCAACCGCCTACAAAATGGGAAGTATATGAAAAAATTGTCAGAGTGCCTTATTATATTATTTTTGATCGGTACACTGATAAATTACAAGCATTTCAATTAGTGGCGGATCGCTATGAAGAAATAGATGTGAGTTCTGGTAAAATTTGGATGCCAGGAATAGAGTTAGGTGTGGGACTTTGGCAAGGTAGTTTTGAAGGGATTGAACGTTTATGGTTACGCTGGTATGATAGTGCAGGAAATTGGGTTCTTACCTCTGTGGAAAAGGAAAGACAACGGGCTGATAAATTAGCGGCGAAGTTGCGAGAATTGGGAATTAATCCTGATGATTTGTAA
- a CDS encoding creatininase family protein has translation MLLHLSTWPEVETYLQQSQGIIIPIGSTEQHGPTGLIGTDAICAETISHGVGKATSAMVAPTINVGMALHHTAFTGTISLRPSTLILVIKDYITCLAKAGFTKFYFINGHGGNIANLKAAFSETYAHLEDLQIQNYQKVQCQIANWFMCSSVYKLAKELYGDQEGSHATPSEVAVTQYVYPEAIKKAPLSPEVAGGHKIYGAADFRLRYPDGRMGSNPDLATPEHGKQFYDVAVEELSKGYLEFINQE, from the coding sequence ATGTTATTACATCTTAGCACCTGGCCAGAAGTTGAAACTTATTTACAACAATCTCAGGGAATTATTATTCCCATTGGTTCAACTGAACAACATGGACCAACGGGTTTAATCGGAACTGATGCGATTTGTGCCGAGACTATATCTCATGGTGTCGGTAAAGCAACATCAGCGATGGTTGCACCAACAATTAATGTCGGTATGGCATTACATCACACTGCTTTTACCGGTACAATTAGTTTACGTCCTAGCACTTTAATTTTAGTGATTAAAGATTACATCACTTGTTTAGCAAAAGCTGGTTTTACGAAGTTTTATTTTATTAATGGACATGGTGGAAATATTGCTAATTTAAAAGCTGCTTTTTCTGAAACCTATGCACATTTAGAAGATTTACAAATTCAAAACTACCAAAAAGTCCAATGTCAAATTGCTAATTGGTTTATGTGCAGTTCTGTATATAAACTAGCGAAAGAATTGTATGGGGATCAAGAAGGTTCTCATGCTACTCCTAGTGAAGTTGCTGTTACTCAATATGTCTATCCTGAAGCTATTAAAAAAGCTCCTTTGTCTCCAGAAGTTGCAGGTGGACATAAAATTTATGGTGCTGCTGATTTCCGGTTACGTTATCCTGATGGCCGTATGGGTTCAAATCCTGATTTAGCGACTCCTGAACATGGTAAGCAGTTTTATGATGTAGCTGTGGAGGAGTTGAGTAAGGGATATTTGGAGTTTATCAATCAGGAATAA
- a CDS encoding HAD family hydrolase produces MYRHISNSHEWQNIRLVATDMDGTLTQEGKFTSSLLQALENLAATGVKVLIVTGRSAGWVSGLSSLMPVAGALAENGGLFYSSLKLEPLTLTPIPDLAQHRQDLATTFTKLQSQFPQIQESADNRFRVTDWTFDVADLTLNELQYLSNLCQLEGWGFTYSNVQCHIKPQAQNKSVGLLQVLREYFPEYSLEQVVTVGDSPNDESLFDSRYFPISVGVANVMKYANQLQYQPTYVTNAAEGAGFFELSSYILQSLSTSKS; encoded by the coding sequence ATGTACAGACACATTAGCAATTCTCATGAGTGGCAGAATATACGTCTCGTAGCCACAGATATGGATGGAACTTTGACTCAAGAGGGAAAATTCACCTCCTCACTGTTGCAAGCTTTGGAGAATTTAGCAGCCACAGGAGTTAAGGTATTGATTGTCACCGGGCGTTCCGCAGGTTGGGTAAGTGGACTCAGTAGTTTGATGCCAGTTGCGGGTGCTTTAGCAGAAAATGGGGGTTTGTTCTATTCATCTCTTAAATTAGAACCACTAACTTTAACACCTATTCCTGATTTAGCTCAACATCGTCAGGACTTAGCTACAACTTTTACCAAATTACAAAGTCAATTTCCGCAAATTCAGGAATCTGCTGACAATCGGTTTCGTGTCACTGATTGGACATTTGATGTTGCTGATTTGACATTAAATGAATTGCAATATCTCAGTAACCTTTGTCAACTTGAGGGTTGGGGATTTACTTATAGTAATGTCCAATGTCACATTAAACCACAAGCACAAAATAAATCTGTGGGACTGTTACAAGTGCTACGCGAATACTTCCCAGAATATTCACTAGAACAAGTTGTTACTGTAGGTGATAGTCCCAATGATGAAAGTTTATTTGATAGTCGTTATTTTCCTATTTCTGTAGGTGTGGCAAATGTGATGAAATATGCCAATCAGTTACAGTATCAACCTACTTATGTAACTAATGCGGCTGAAGGAGCAGGATTTTTTGAGTTATCTAGTTATATTTTGCAAAGCTTGTCAACATCAAAAAGTTAG